The following coding sequences lie in one Paraburkholderia largidicola genomic window:
- a CDS encoding FMN-dependent NADH-azoreductase, with amino-acid sequence MNILHIDCSARRESHSRQLSAAVVERLLAIVPDAHIRRRDLGYEPIPHLGAAYATALSTPATLAAAGRSADALCLAEQLIQEVEHSDVIVIGTPMNNFTVPSVLKAWIDQILRVGRTMKSTPAGKVGLLRDRPVFIGIASGGVFTGDRANQPDFLTPYLNAVLGCIGLNTVHYLPLQATAFMDDARAAERRRSLIATIEPAMASLVRYAV; translated from the coding sequence ATGAATATCCTGCATATCGATTGCAGCGCGCGACGGGAGTCGCACAGTCGACAGTTGTCGGCGGCCGTCGTCGAAAGGCTTCTCGCGATCGTCCCCGACGCGCACATTCGCCGCCGGGATCTGGGCTATGAGCCGATACCTCATCTCGGGGCTGCCTATGCCACCGCGCTTTCGACGCCCGCGACGCTGGCCGCAGCAGGGCGGTCCGCCGACGCGTTATGTCTGGCCGAGCAGCTCATCCAGGAGGTCGAGCATTCCGACGTCATCGTCATCGGAACGCCGATGAACAATTTCACGGTGCCGTCTGTCCTGAAGGCGTGGATCGATCAGATCCTTCGTGTCGGCCGCACGATGAAGTCCACGCCGGCTGGGAAGGTCGGATTGCTTCGGGACCGTCCGGTATTCATCGGGATCGCTTCGGGTGGTGTATTCACGGGCGATCGAGCCAATCAGCCGGATTTCCTCACGCCTTATCTGAACGCTGTACTTGGCTGCATCGGCCTCAATACAGTCCATTACCTGCCGTTGCAGGCCACGGCTTTTATGGATGATGCTCGCGCGGCCGAACGTCGCCGCTCGCTCATCGCCACGATCGAACCAGCGATGGCAAGCCTCGTGCGCTACGCCGTTTGA
- a CDS encoding SDR family NAD(P)-dependent oxidoreductase, which yields MSRSRKVVVVTGASRGIGAAIVRAFRELDYAVVATSRSIKPSDDANVLTVAGDIGDRAVAQRVIAEGIARFGRIDTLVNNAGIYIGKPFTEHTSEDYAAVMDVNMRGFFYITQLAIAEMERHSSGHVVNVTASIADTAYTGVYSVLAALTKGGLNAATKSLAIEYARKGIRVNAVAPGIIRSPMHAPETHDALGAFNPLGRIGEMSDIADAILFLDAAPFITGEILHVDGGQSAGR from the coding sequence ATGAGCAGGTCACGAAAGGTTGTCGTCGTAACCGGCGCGTCGCGCGGGATTGGCGCCGCGATCGTTCGGGCATTCCGCGAGCTCGACTATGCCGTCGTTGCAACCTCACGTTCGATCAAGCCCTCGGACGACGCGAACGTCCTGACGGTAGCCGGTGATATCGGTGATCGGGCCGTTGCGCAACGCGTCATTGCCGAAGGCATCGCCCGATTTGGCCGGATCGACACGCTGGTGAACAACGCGGGCATTTACATCGGAAAGCCTTTCACCGAACACACATCAGAAGACTACGCTGCTGTGATGGACGTGAATATGAGGGGCTTCTTCTACATCACGCAACTCGCCATTGCCGAAATGGAAAGGCATTCGAGTGGTCACGTGGTTAACGTGACAGCCAGCATCGCTGACACTGCTTACACCGGCGTGTATTCGGTGCTGGCAGCGCTGACCAAGGGCGGTCTGAATGCCGCTACAAAGTCACTCGCGATCGAGTACGCGCGCAAGGGGATTCGCGTGAATGCCGTTGCGCCCGGCATCATCCGATCGCCGATGCATGCACCGGAGACTCATGATGCACTCGGGGCGTTCAATCCGCTGGGACGCATAGGGGAGATGAGCGATATCGCCGACGCGATTCTCTTTCTCGATGCCGCACCGTTTATCACAGGAGAAATCCTGCACGTCGACGGCGGGCAAAGTGCCGGCCGCTAA
- a CDS encoding AraC family transcriptional regulator — translation MSQVDWLSHLLQMITITGRLEIRCTYGAPWRVAWAESAANEIPYHVVLKGRAIVENPATGTARELVGGDIVLMPHGSAHVLHDGSGRAPGPTYERENSAGLTLSENDGTGDHLDMLCGRFFIEPPHDRLIRNYLPTDLVVRTMNDDSEKIIASASTQLASFVGLMREESTGDKVGGYAILNALSSALFTLVLREASGSEQAPAGLLALVGHPRLAPAISAMFSDPARPWSLPDLAGLCSMSRATFMRHFQDTLGRSAIDLLTDIRISLAANALKNSTMSTEAVAESVGYQSVSSFRRLFADRMGMTAGEWRRLARKCPS, via the coding sequence ATGTCCCAAGTCGACTGGCTGAGTCATCTGTTGCAAATGATCACCATCACCGGGCGGTTGGAGATCCGTTGCACCTATGGTGCGCCATGGCGTGTGGCCTGGGCCGAGTCGGCAGCGAACGAGATTCCCTACCACGTCGTGCTCAAGGGACGGGCCATCGTTGAGAATCCGGCGACAGGGACGGCCAGAGAGCTGGTGGGCGGCGACATCGTGCTGATGCCTCACGGATCGGCACATGTTCTGCACGACGGCAGCGGACGTGCCCCTGGGCCTACTTACGAACGCGAAAATTCTGCTGGGTTGACGCTCAGTGAGAATGACGGCACGGGCGACCATCTGGACATGTTGTGCGGACGATTTTTCATTGAGCCACCCCATGATCGGCTGATTCGCAATTACCTGCCCACGGATCTGGTAGTACGGACCATGAATGACGATAGTGAAAAAATTATCGCGTCTGCTTCGACTCAGCTTGCCAGTTTTGTGGGGCTGATGCGCGAAGAGTCCACGGGCGACAAGGTGGGCGGATACGCGATCCTCAACGCACTCAGCTCGGCGCTGTTCACCCTCGTGCTGCGCGAGGCGAGCGGATCAGAACAGGCTCCGGCAGGCTTGTTGGCGCTCGTCGGACATCCACGTCTGGCTCCCGCCATTTCAGCCATGTTCTCCGATCCCGCCCGGCCCTGGAGTCTGCCGGATCTGGCCGGCTTGTGCAGCATGTCACGCGCCACCTTCATGCGGCACTTCCAGGACACGCTCGGGCGCTCGGCCATTGACTTGCTGACTGATATCCGCATCAGCCTGGCTGCCAACGCGCTGAAGAATTCGACGATGAGCACCGAGGCTGTCGCCGAATCGGTTGGGTATCAATCCGTCTCGTCATTCCGGCGCCTGTTCGCCGACCGGATGGGAATGACGGCTGGTGAATGGCGCCGTCTGGCGCGCAAGTGCCCGTCATAG
- a CDS encoding DUF3331 domain-containing protein: MFSMPDTRMGVRQGFDDERCATMQNERSPLHISIVEKLSTTTISIRWSDPCLGHYANQIWGIGLARADAICVLSGKPIRRGDSVFRPRVYQSQVPINRHRMILASAVSGFLQRSSR; encoded by the coding sequence ATGTTCTCGATGCCGGATACCCGGATGGGTGTTCGACAAGGTTTTGATGATGAACGATGCGCGACCATGCAAAACGAACGTTCGCCCTTGCACATTTCAATCGTGGAGAAGCTGTCGACGACGACAATCAGCATACGCTGGAGCGATCCGTGTCTGGGTCATTACGCAAATCAGATCTGGGGTATCGGTCTCGCGCGTGCGGATGCTATTTGTGTGCTGTCCGGAAAGCCGATACGCCGCGGGGACTCGGTATTTCGTCCGCGCGTCTATCAATCGCAAGTGCCCATCAATCGCCATCGGATGATCCTGGCTTCAGCGGTATCGGGCTTTCTCCAAAGATCATCACGTTAA
- a CDS encoding PLP-dependent aminotransferase family protein, with amino-acid sequence MDSDLQIQLDRTAKLSLAEQIRESISRAIESGVLAPGTRLPSWQDLAAQLGVARGTVQAAYERLSDAQMIETFGAGGTRVAPRLRVAATLPKAPRLGAFMRAYEEMNAGPAIFQLGVPAFEGLPEKLFSRARSSNLLKTGCLSSLLYPDPRGEFELRREIAGNLSIARNFHCHPEQVFVTSGYSSGLGLALRVLNLDGKKVWMEEPGFMVTRKGLELARLNIVPIPVDADGLNVDYGIEKAADAALAVLTPGQQAPLGSTLSLRRRLQMLEWAASRDAWIIEDDYLGDLQLQGRPAPAMASLGEGKRVIHIGSFSKTVSPALRLGFVVAPTELANAFAEVAATLAPAPSPVIQLATAQFMRDGHYIRRVRRLKRLYSAQRDALCEQLRMRDAEWVNAGLAVLLRLPDGAPDVRIVREAMTVGMAPSPLSVWFANPSWTLPGLLLGVATAPEQHLATSCRRLFEIIERYRS; translated from the coding sequence ATGGATTCGGACTTGCAGATTCAGCTGGACCGGACAGCTAAGCTTTCTCTGGCAGAACAGATTCGTGAGAGCATCAGTAGGGCCATAGAGTCAGGTGTGCTCGCTCCCGGCACCCGACTGCCTTCGTGGCAGGACCTGGCCGCGCAGCTCGGCGTGGCACGCGGAACGGTTCAAGCGGCATATGAACGGTTGTCCGATGCACAGATGATCGAAACATTCGGGGCAGGCGGCACCCGCGTGGCCCCGCGGCTCCGCGTGGCGGCAACGCTACCCAAAGCGCCGCGGCTCGGGGCGTTTATGCGGGCCTATGAGGAGATGAACGCGGGACCGGCGATCTTCCAGCTCGGCGTTCCAGCGTTTGAAGGGCTACCGGAGAAGCTTTTTTCACGGGCGCGCTCGTCCAATCTACTGAAAACGGGATGTTTATCGTCCCTGCTCTATCCCGACCCAAGAGGGGAATTCGAACTGCGCAGGGAAATCGCGGGCAATCTATCCATTGCCAGAAACTTCCACTGCCACCCGGAGCAGGTGTTCGTCACGTCGGGATACAGCTCCGGTTTAGGCCTTGCGCTGCGGGTATTGAATCTGGACGGTAAGAAAGTCTGGATGGAAGAGCCCGGTTTCATGGTCACGCGCAAAGGGTTGGAGCTCGCACGCCTGAATATCGTGCCGATCCCGGTGGATGCAGACGGTCTCAACGTCGACTATGGTATCGAGAAGGCTGCGGACGCCGCGTTAGCCGTTTTGACGCCCGGTCAACAGGCCCCGCTGGGATCGACCCTGTCGTTGAGGCGACGTCTTCAGATGCTCGAGTGGGCGGCTTCGAGGGACGCCTGGATCATTGAGGATGATTACCTTGGCGATCTACAACTTCAAGGCAGGCCGGCACCTGCCATGGCGTCGCTGGGCGAGGGCAAACGGGTCATCCACATCGGTTCTTTCAGCAAGACCGTCAGCCCCGCACTGCGGCTCGGATTCGTCGTGGCGCCGACCGAACTGGCGAACGCATTCGCCGAAGTCGCCGCAACACTCGCTCCCGCGCCTTCGCCCGTCATTCAACTCGCCACGGCTCAATTCATGCGTGACGGCCACTACATCCGGCGCGTGCGTCGGCTCAAGCGTCTATATTCCGCCCAGCGCGACGCACTATGCGAGCAGTTGCGAATGCGCGACGCGGAGTGGGTCAACGCCGGCCTGGCAGTCCTGCTTCGACTCCCCGACGGCGCACCGGACGTGCGGATCGTTCGTGAAGCGATGACCGTTGGCATGGCGCCATCGCCATTGTCCGTGTGGTTCGCGAATCCGTCCTGGACTTTACCCGGCCTTTTGCTCGGGGTGGCTACCGCTCCTGAACAGCACCTCGCTACATCGTGTCGGCGACTGTTCGAGATCATCGAGCGATATCGCTCATGA
- a CDS encoding DASS family sodium-coupled anion symporter, translating to MLSRLKATFRYFNSVVPFRLGPALITTAVLVALLLLPVPEGLKPKAWGLVAIFLTTIVAIILKVMPIGVMAVMAIVVLSLSQVTSTSSKGAIADALTAFDSPLIWLIVVAILISRGLKKTGLGSRIGLIFISLLGKRTVGIGYGLAVCELVLAPFTPSNTARGGGIVHPIMKSIANAFDSDPARGTEGKVGTYLAMVNYHANPITSAMFLTATAPNPLVVDYIAKATGQSLHLTWTSWALCMLLPGLLCMLVMPLVIYVLAPPQLHATPNAVAYARAELAKMGPMSPKEMVMLGTFALLLLLWADVPAMVFGPSFILDPTVVAFVGLFLLIITGTIDWDDVLSEKSAWDTLVWFGALIMLAEQLNKQGVITWFSEAMKSAIVASGIGWGATATILVLAFVFSHYLFASTTAHISAMMLAFLTVGVHLMPPGYVAPFMLMMAAGSAIMMTLTHYATGTSPIIFGSGYVTMGTWWRVGFVMCVVELLIFAVVGSLWWKMLGFW from the coding sequence ATGCTCTCGAGACTGAAAGCGACGTTCCGCTACTTCAACAGCGTTGTCCCGTTCCGGCTGGGTCCCGCGCTGATCACAACGGCCGTGCTGGTAGCCCTGTTGCTGCTGCCTGTGCCGGAGGGGCTGAAGCCCAAGGCTTGGGGCCTCGTTGCCATATTTCTAACAACAATCGTTGCGATTATTTTGAAGGTCATGCCGATCGGGGTCATGGCGGTGATGGCAATCGTCGTCCTCTCGCTGTCACAGGTGACCTCGACCTCGTCCAAGGGGGCGATCGCCGATGCGTTGACCGCCTTCGACAGTCCGCTGATCTGGTTGATCGTGGTGGCCATTCTGATCTCCCGCGGGCTGAAGAAGACCGGCCTGGGCAGTCGCATCGGCCTGATATTCATCTCACTGCTCGGCAAGCGCACGGTAGGCATCGGCTATGGTCTGGCCGTCTGTGAACTGGTGCTGGCGCCGTTCACACCCAGCAATACCGCGCGCGGTGGCGGCATCGTCCATCCGATCATGAAGTCGATCGCCAACGCTTTCGACTCGGATCCCGCCAGGGGAACCGAGGGCAAGGTCGGCACCTACCTGGCGATGGTCAACTATCACGCCAACCCGATTACCTCGGCGATGTTTCTGACCGCCACCGCGCCCAATCCGCTGGTGGTGGACTACATCGCCAAGGCGACCGGTCAGAGCCTGCATCTGACCTGGACGAGCTGGGCGCTGTGCATGCTGCTGCCCGGCCTGCTATGCATGCTGGTCATGCCGCTCGTGATCTACGTGCTGGCGCCGCCGCAGCTCCATGCCACACCCAATGCGGTAGCGTATGCCCGCGCCGAACTGGCGAAGATGGGCCCCATGTCACCGAAGGAAATGGTCATGCTGGGGACCTTCGCGCTGTTACTGCTGCTGTGGGCCGACGTGCCGGCGATGGTGTTCGGTCCGTCGTTCATCCTGGATCCGACAGTGGTCGCCTTCGTCGGGCTGTTCCTGCTGATCATCACCGGCACCATTGACTGGGACGATGTGCTGTCGGAGAAGAGCGCCTGGGACACGCTGGTGTGGTTTGGTGCGCTCATCATGCTGGCCGAGCAACTGAACAAGCAAGGCGTGATCACCTGGTTCTCGGAAGCCATGAAGAGCGCGATCGTTGCCAGCGGCATCGGCTGGGGCGCCACTGCCACGATCCTGGTACTGGCCTTCGTGTTTTCACACTACCTGTTTGCCAGTACGACGGCGCACATCAGTGCGATGATGCTCGCCTTCCTGACGGTCGGGGTCCATCTGATGCCACCCGGCTATGTGGCGCCGTTCATGCTGATGATGGCGGCCGGCTCGGCGATCATGATGACGCTGACCCACTATGCGACGGGCACGTCGCCGATCATCTTCGGTAGCGGCTACGTCACGATGGGAACCTGGTGGCGCGTCGGCTTTGTGATGTGTGTGGTGGAGTTGCTGATCTTCGCGGTGGTGGGCAGCCTCTGGTGGAAGATGCTCGGCTTCTGGTGA
- a CDS encoding NADPH-dependent F420 reductase — translation MSYAIIGFGKIGQALARAFARSGIEVSVATTRDPESFASAAAAIGPTIIPRKLTEAVKADIVFLAVGFKSHRDVAKALPTWQGKIIVDVTNAYGVPPEELGGQPSARAVAQAFTGGRLVKGFNHLPAAVLGQDPAVHGGRRVVFLASDDDGAAAETGALAENLGFSPIKLGGLSEGGLLVQARGNSWGQLIFQDLVKFD, via the coding sequence ATGAGCTACGCAATTATTGGTTTCGGCAAGATCGGCCAGGCGCTTGCCAGGGCGTTTGCCCGAAGCGGCATCGAAGTATCCGTTGCAACTACTCGCGATCCGGAAAGCTTTGCATCCGCTGCCGCTGCGATCGGACCTACGATCATTCCCAGAAAACTGACGGAAGCGGTCAAGGCGGACATCGTCTTTCTGGCTGTCGGTTTCAAGTCGCACCGGGATGTCGCGAAGGCGCTGCCCACCTGGCAGGGGAAGATCATCGTCGATGTGACCAATGCCTACGGCGTGCCCCCTGAGGAACTGGGTGGACAACCGTCTGCCAGAGCCGTCGCGCAGGCTTTCACAGGCGGCAGACTGGTCAAGGGCTTCAATCATTTGCCCGCGGCCGTCCTTGGGCAGGATCCCGCCGTACATGGTGGCAGGAGAGTCGTGTTCCTGGCGAGCGACGATGACGGCGCCGCAGCGGAGACTGGTGCGCTTGCGGAAAACCTCGGTTTCTCGCCGATCAAGCTTGGCGGCCTTTCGGAAGGTGGACTGCTCGTGCAGGCGCGCGGAAATAGCTGGGGTCAACTGATCTTTCAGGACCTGGTCAAGTTCGACTGA
- a CDS encoding SDR family NAD(P)-dependent oxidoreductase — MKRLNGKTAVITGGATGIGRAAAKRFIEEGAFVFIFGRRQEALDAAVADLGSNARAVKGSVSDPADLDRLYAAVKAGRGTLDIVFANAGAGSQLALGKITAEHIDETFDTNVKGTIFTVQKALPLMGEGGSIILTGSSAGTTGAPAMSAYSASKAAVRNLARTWAEDLKGTGIRVNVLSPGATATELAKEALGEEGQKVFASMTPLQRMADPAEIAAVAAFLASPDSSFMTASEVAADGGLAQL, encoded by the coding sequence ATGAAAAGACTGAATGGAAAGACGGCCGTGATTACCGGCGGCGCGACCGGGATCGGCCGCGCCGCCGCAAAGCGCTTTATCGAGGAAGGCGCCTTCGTCTTCATCTTCGGCCGCCGGCAGGAGGCGCTCGATGCCGCTGTGGCCGACCTCGGTTCCAACGCCCGCGCGGTGAAGGGCTCGGTCTCCGATCCGGCCGATCTCGACCGACTCTACGCGGCGGTGAAGGCCGGGCGCGGCACCCTCGACATCGTCTTCGCCAATGCCGGGGCGGGAAGCCAGCTTGCGCTCGGCAAGATCACCGCCGAGCACATCGACGAAACCTTCGACACCAATGTGAAAGGTACGATCTTCACGGTCCAGAAGGCGCTGCCGCTGATGGGCGAGGGCGGTTCGATCATCCTGACGGGATCGAGCGCCGGCACCACGGGCGCCCCGGCGATGAGCGCCTACAGCGCGAGCAAGGCGGCAGTGCGCAACCTCGCGCGGACCTGGGCGGAGGACCTGAAGGGCACGGGCATCCGGGTCAACGTGCTGTCGCCCGGAGCGACGGCGACCGAACTCGCGAAGGAAGCGCTGGGCGAGGAGGGTCAGAAGGTCTTCGCCTCGATGACCCCGCTCCAGCGCATGGCCGATCCGGCGGAGATCGCAGCGGTGGCCGCCTTTCTCGCGTCGCCGGACAGCAGTTTCATGACCGCCAGCGAGGTCGCCGCCGACGGCGGCCTGGCACAACTCTGA
- a CDS encoding LysR family transcriptional regulator has translation MLDNVTINQLRAFVAVCDQGSFSGAARELRRAQSAISHAISALESAFDVLLFERNARKATLTAAGRSLLPDARGVISRTEEMKMRAVAIAEAGVPQVSIAVDTYFPRAHLIECLRTLQVDFPTVAINLRMTTMQGGERLVLEGTCALAVTITDVPELSPGTIERQHLCEAQMVTVCAPSHPLAAIAAPIPREEFGRHIQLVVTDNQPDADKTQQGIASERQWLVNDLGAKHDLLRGSLCWGHMPHHLVAQDLANGTLVELQRRAWHMRPLTFMISQRRGYSFSECETRLIEFLRNPHHFPKDASQRSASRKGKKNPKARHA, from the coding sequence ATGCTCGACAACGTCACCATCAATCAACTTCGGGCTTTCGTCGCCGTGTGTGATCAGGGAAGCTTTTCCGGGGCCGCACGGGAGCTGCGGCGTGCGCAGTCGGCGATCAGTCACGCGATCAGCGCGCTCGAGAGTGCCTTTGATGTGCTGCTGTTCGAGCGCAACGCTCGCAAAGCGACGCTGACGGCCGCGGGACGCAGCCTTCTGCCTGATGCTCGCGGGGTGATCTCACGCACCGAGGAAATGAAGATGCGCGCGGTCGCGATTGCCGAAGCGGGGGTACCACAGGTCTCGATTGCCGTGGATACCTATTTTCCGCGTGCGCACCTGATTGAATGCCTGCGCACCCTGCAGGTCGACTTTCCAACGGTAGCGATCAATCTGCGCATGACGACCATGCAGGGCGGCGAGCGCCTGGTGCTCGAAGGCACGTGCGCATTGGCGGTGACGATCACGGACGTGCCGGAGCTGAGCCCAGGCACCATAGAAAGGCAGCATTTATGTGAAGCGCAAATGGTGACCGTCTGTGCGCCATCGCATCCGCTGGCCGCGATCGCGGCGCCGATCCCGCGGGAGGAATTCGGCCGGCACATCCAGCTCGTCGTAACCGACAATCAGCCCGATGCGGATAAGACACAACAAGGCATCGCCAGTGAACGCCAGTGGCTGGTGAATGACCTCGGCGCGAAGCACGATCTGCTCCGGGGAAGTTTGTGCTGGGGGCACATGCCGCATCATCTGGTTGCGCAAGACCTCGCGAATGGAACGCTTGTCGAACTCCAACGGCGCGCATGGCACATGCGCCCCCTCACGTTCATGATTTCGCAGCGGCGCGGGTACTCGTTTTCCGAATGCGAGACACGGCTGATCGAGTTCCTTCGCAATCCACATCACTTTCCAAAGGATGCCAGCCAGCGCTCCGCCTCACGCAAAGGCAAAAAAAACCCGAAGGCTCGTCACGCGTGA
- a CDS encoding nitroreductase family protein, giving the protein MTNAVIECILSRSAAKYYDPAATLSDEQIRELVQIGTSAPTSFHLQNWRFIAVRTREAKARLSPIAWNQPAVTDAAVTFIVCGQLVDTSVIPERLAPLVEAGVMPAAMVPEWENPARDLYMAYPQRRRDEAVRTATFGAAAMIYAARSLGLGSTPMIGFDAEAVHREFGLATDEVPVLLLSIGAERPGNWAQKPRRPVADVLALV; this is encoded by the coding sequence ATGACCAATGCAGTCATCGAATGCATTCTGAGCCGCAGCGCCGCCAAGTATTACGATCCCGCTGCTACCTTGAGCGACGAACAGATCCGCGAGCTGGTGCAGATCGGCACCAGTGCGCCGACCTCCTTCCACTTGCAGAACTGGCGCTTTATCGCCGTGCGCACGCGTGAAGCCAAGGCTCGGCTGAGTCCGATTGCCTGGAACCAGCCCGCAGTCACCGATGCGGCGGTTACCTTCATCGTCTGCGGCCAGCTGGTCGATACGAGCGTCATACCGGAGCGCCTGGCTCCGCTGGTGGAAGCGGGCGTGATGCCGGCCGCGATGGTGCCGGAATGGGAAAACCCCGCGCGCGATCTGTACATGGCATATCCGCAGCGCCGGCGCGACGAGGCCGTCCGCACCGCCACCTTCGGTGCGGCAGCGATGATCTATGCAGCCCGCTCACTCGGACTAGGTTCGACGCCGATGATCGGCTTCGACGCCGAAGCGGTGCACCGCGAGTTCGGCCTGGCCACGGACGAAGTGCCCGTCCTGCTGTTGTCCATCGGAGCGGAGCGACCAGGAAACTGGGCACAGAAGCCGCGCCGTCCGGTGGCCGATGTATTGGCGCTCGTATAG
- a CDS encoding DUF3788 domain-containing protein, with the protein MKQSALIGDRIADKSSQPDERTVRDWMGPEAFEHWVELRHWIEASYPGVFAPDWLYGGKKRGWSLRYKKTKAFCTLLPAYRLLSVLVVLGRVERENFEARRYSWSPQLVKLYDEAHAYPDGKWLTVPILSAHDRHEVEELMSMKRPAPSRG; encoded by the coding sequence ATGAAACAGTCCGCCCTGATCGGCGACAGAATCGCCGACAAATCTTCACAACCCGATGAGCGCACTGTCCGCGACTGGATGGGGCCGGAGGCGTTTGAACATTGGGTCGAACTACGTCACTGGATCGAGGCATCCTACCCCGGCGTTTTCGCGCCAGACTGGCTATATGGTGGCAAGAAACGCGGTTGGTCACTGCGCTACAAGAAAACCAAGGCCTTCTGCACTCTGCTGCCGGCATACAGGTTGTTGTCGGTTCTGGTGGTCTTGGGGCGAGTTGAGCGAGAGAACTTCGAGGCGCGGCGTTATTCCTGGAGTCCACAGTTGGTCAAGCTCTACGACGAAGCCCACGCATACCCTGATGGGAAATGGCTGACTGTCCCGATCTTATCCGCGCATGATCGACATGAGGTGGAAGAGCTGATGAGTATGAAGCGCCCTGCGCCTTCACGCGGTTGA
- a CDS encoding cupin domain-containing protein yields MKIRTIIAASYVTLAIVTACSASAHDGAGETVTKNFDGVIPNVPGKSLIAVEVDYAPGAASPPHSHARSAFIYAYVVAGAIESKVNDGETHIYRAGESWSEPPGALHSISRNASKTEPAKLIAVFVLDTNDKALTSPIR; encoded by the coding sequence ATGAAGATCCGAACCATCATCGCTGCCAGCTACGTGACACTCGCCATCGTGACGGCCTGCTCCGCCTCGGCCCACGACGGCGCAGGGGAAACCGTCACCAAGAACTTCGATGGAGTCATTCCCAATGTTCCCGGCAAGTCGCTGATTGCTGTGGAAGTCGACTACGCGCCGGGCGCGGCTTCCCCGCCTCATTCCCACGCGAGGTCGGCCTTCATTTACGCCTACGTGGTCGCGGGTGCGATCGAGTCGAAGGTGAATGACGGTGAGACGCACATCTATCGGGCAGGCGAGAGCTGGTCCGAACCGCCGGGCGCTCTCCATTCGATCAGCCGCAACGCGAGCAAGACCGAGCCGGCAAAGCTGATCGCTGTGTTCGTCCTCGATACCAACGACAAAGCGCTGACCTCGCCGATCAGGTAA
- a CDS encoding carboxymuconolactone decarboxylase family protein: MTRTTILKQDQVPNDSKPTLDAFTRNIGFTPNMMAAFAQSPIAFNAWATLLGSLSKALDVKTRDSIGLAVSEVNGCNYCLTVHSFTAEHMAKLPADEIVLARKGHATDPKRDAAVQFARKVIETRGQVSDADLKAVRDAGYTDANVMEVVALVAMYSLTNFFNNVFDPEKDFPAVAPAGSI; this comes from the coding sequence ATGACAAGGACTACTATCTTAAAGCAGGACCAGGTACCGAACGATTCGAAGCCGACACTCGATGCGTTCACCAGGAATATCGGATTCACCCCGAATATGATGGCGGCCTTCGCGCAGAGCCCGATCGCGTTCAACGCATGGGCGACCCTGCTCGGGTCCTTGAGCAAGGCACTTGACGTGAAGACGCGAGACAGCATCGGCCTGGCTGTGTCCGAAGTGAACGGATGCAACTACTGCCTGACGGTTCACAGCTTCACGGCTGAGCATATGGCGAAGCTGCCGGCCGATGAGATCGTTCTCGCCCGGAAGGGTCACGCAACCGATCCGAAACGGGACGCCGCGGTGCAGTTTGCGCGCAAGGTCATCGAAACCCGGGGCCAGGTCAGTGACGCCGATCTGAAAGCGGTCCGCGATGCCGGCTACACGGATGCAAACGTGATGGAAGTCGTCGCGCTGGTGGCCATGTACTCCCTGACGAACTTTTTCAATAACGTGTTCGATCCGGAGAAGGACTTCCCCGCTGTTGCGCCGGCAGGCTCGATCTGA